Proteins encoded within one genomic window of Mycolicibacterium monacense:
- a CDS encoding TetR/AcrR family transcriptional regulator, whose product MPRHSPVQFIHVLPTRPGYELPVSTPSEEPAWKQRAVERSIKTAKLRAAQRVQRFLDAAQAIIIEKGSTDFTVQEVVDRSRQSLRSFYLQFDGKHELLLALFEDALSRSADQIRAATASHTDPIERLKVAVQLLFETSRPDPAAQRPLFTDFAPRLLVSHPAEVKVAHAPLLVLLAELMEEASAAGQLREGINPKRMAAMTMQTVMFVAQSSGGADDGSVHPITADECWDFVAHGFAKI is encoded by the coding sequence ATGCCCAGACATTCTCCGGTACAGTTCATCCATGTTCTCCCGACCCGGCCAGGCTATGAGCTGCCGGTGAGCACCCCCAGCGAAGAGCCGGCCTGGAAGCAGCGGGCCGTCGAACGGTCGATCAAGACCGCCAAACTGCGCGCCGCGCAGCGCGTCCAGCGCTTCCTCGACGCCGCCCAGGCGATCATCATCGAAAAGGGCAGCACCGACTTCACGGTGCAGGAGGTCGTCGACCGCTCGCGCCAGTCGCTTCGCAGCTTCTACCTGCAGTTCGACGGTAAACACGAGTTGCTGCTGGCCCTCTTCGAGGATGCGCTGAGCCGGTCGGCCGACCAGATCCGGGCGGCCACGGCCAGCCACACCGATCCGATCGAACGCCTCAAAGTCGCCGTCCAGCTGCTTTTCGAGACCTCCCGGCCGGACCCCGCCGCGCAGCGGCCCCTGTTCACCGACTTCGCGCCCCGACTCCTGGTGTCACATCCCGCGGAGGTCAAGGTGGCGCACGCCCCGTTGCTCGTGCTGCTCGCCGAGTTGATGGAAGAGGCCAGCGCCGCAGGCCAACTACGCGAGGGCATCAACCCCAAGCGGATGGCCGCGATGACGATGCAGACGGTCATGTTCGTCGCACAGTCCAGCGGCGGCGCCGACGACGGCTCCGTCCACCCGATCACCGCCGACGAATGCTGGGACTTCGTCGCGCACGGTTTCGCCAAGATCTAG
- a CDS encoding acyl-CoA dehydrogenase family protein, with amino-acid sequence MQLTFDADVEAFRAEFVAFLDANQPDEADTAQRPRSSADLPDWARRWQRLLFDNGWLLPGHPPEFGGRNATILQQYAYQLELSRRRIYHSFNPQGVGIIAASLISFGTPEQQQKWAVPILRAEMTAALGMSEPGAGSDLASLRTRAVRAPDAAHYVVNGQKVWTSGASEADVILTFVRTDPDAAKHRGISVLMIPTDSPGVIRRPFASICDAGELDFNEVFFNDVEVPVENLIGPENDGWRVANGSLGHERTMLWLSYADRLQDLIDDFPAHTALDRDRYATMVIDSMAVRLLGSVALARAARGVDDAGALSVLKLLGSETGQRATEHALEAVGVDGLAHPTTVGPWTPLNLDAYSCGWFERYTRTFAGTIAGGTSEIQRNIIAQRLLGLPRN; translated from the coding sequence GTGCAACTGACTTTCGACGCCGACGTCGAAGCCTTCCGGGCTGAGTTCGTGGCATTCCTCGACGCCAACCAACCCGACGAGGCCGACACGGCGCAGCGCCCGCGGTCGTCGGCCGACCTGCCAGACTGGGCCCGTCGCTGGCAGCGCCTGTTGTTCGACAACGGCTGGCTGCTGCCCGGCCATCCGCCGGAGTTCGGCGGCCGCAACGCCACCATCCTGCAGCAGTACGCCTATCAGCTCGAACTGTCGCGGCGCCGCATCTACCACAGCTTCAACCCGCAGGGAGTGGGGATCATCGCCGCGTCGCTGATCTCCTTCGGCACGCCCGAACAGCAGCAGAAGTGGGCGGTGCCGATCCTGCGCGCCGAGATGACCGCCGCGCTGGGTATGAGCGAACCGGGGGCCGGCTCCGACCTCGCATCATTGCGCACCCGGGCGGTGCGCGCACCGGATGCGGCACACTACGTTGTCAACGGGCAGAAGGTCTGGACGTCGGGGGCGAGCGAAGCCGACGTCATCCTCACCTTCGTGCGGACCGATCCGGATGCGGCCAAACACCGCGGGATCAGCGTGCTGATGATCCCCACCGACTCGCCCGGCGTGATCCGCCGGCCGTTCGCCTCGATCTGCGACGCCGGGGAACTCGACTTCAACGAGGTCTTCTTCAACGACGTCGAGGTGCCGGTGGAGAACCTGATCGGTCCCGAGAACGACGGCTGGCGGGTGGCCAACGGATCGCTGGGACACGAGCGGACGATGCTGTGGCTCAGCTACGCCGACCGCCTGCAGGACCTCATCGACGACTTCCCGGCCCACACCGCACTGGACCGGGACCGCTACGCCACCATGGTGATCGACTCGATGGCGGTGCGCCTGCTCGGTTCGGTCGCGCTCGCCAGGGCCGCCAGGGGAGTCGACGACGCCGGGGCGCTGTCGGTGCTCAAGCTGCTCGGCTCCGAGACCGGGCAGCGGGCCACCGAACACGCGCTGGAGGCGGTCGGGGTGGACGGGCTGGCCCACCCCACCACCGTCGGGCCGTGGACCCCGCTCAATCTCGACGCCTACTCGTGCGGGTGGTTCGAGCGGTACACCCGGACCTTCGCGGGGACCATCGCCGGCGGGACTTCCGAGATCCAACGCAACATCATCGCCCAGCGCCTGCTCGGGCTGCCCAGGAACTAG
- a CDS encoding enoyl-CoA hydratase, producing the protein MYIDYEVADKIATISLNRPEVANAQNTELLDELDAAWTRAAEDPEVVVIVLRANGKHFSAGHDLRGGGPVPDKITLEFIIAHESKRYLEYTLRWRNTPKPSIAAVQGRCISGGLMLCWPCDLILAADDALFSDPVALMGIGGVEYHGHTWELGARKAKEILFTGRPLTAEEAERTGMVNRVVPRDDLDAETRALAEQIAAMPPFALRQAKRAVNQTLDVQGFYAAIQSVFDIHQTGHGNALSVGGWPVLVDLDKMKGTVQ; encoded by the coding sequence GTGTACATCGACTACGAGGTCGCCGACAAGATCGCGACCATATCGCTGAACCGCCCCGAGGTGGCCAACGCGCAGAACACCGAACTGCTCGACGAACTCGACGCCGCGTGGACGCGGGCCGCCGAGGATCCCGAGGTGGTGGTGATCGTGTTGCGCGCCAACGGGAAACACTTCTCGGCGGGTCACGACCTGCGGGGCGGCGGGCCGGTTCCGGACAAGATCACACTCGAGTTCATCATCGCCCACGAGTCCAAGCGCTACCTCGAGTACACGCTGCGGTGGCGCAATACGCCCAAACCGTCGATCGCCGCGGTGCAGGGCCGCTGCATCTCCGGTGGGCTGATGCTGTGCTGGCCCTGCGATCTGATCCTGGCCGCCGATGACGCGCTGTTCTCGGATCCGGTGGCGCTGATGGGCATCGGCGGTGTCGAATACCACGGCCACACCTGGGAATTGGGGGCGCGCAAGGCCAAGGAGATCCTGTTCACCGGCCGGCCGCTGACCGCCGAGGAGGCCGAACGCACCGGCATGGTGAACCGGGTCGTACCCCGTGACGATCTCGACGCCGAGACCCGCGCGCTGGCCGAGCAGATCGCCGCGATGCCGCCGTTCGCCCTGCGTCAGGCCAAACGTGCGGTCAACCAGACCCTCGACGTACAGGGGTTCTACGCGGCGATCCAGTCGGTGTTCGACATCCACCAGACCGGGCACGGCAACGCGCTGAGCGTGGGCGGATGGCCGGTGCT